Genomic segment of Candidatus Zixiibacteriota bacterium:
ACCAGCGCTGGATTTATGTGCCTTCGGTCGATCTGGTGAAGCCGATCAGCGCCGATGACAAAAACTCGAGCTTTGTCGGTTCCGATTTTACGTACGAGGATGTCTCCGGCCGTCACTGGACCGAGGACAAGCATACGCTGGTGCGCGAGGATCAGCTTAACGGCAAAGCCGTGCATGTTATCGAGTCGGTGCCGCTGAAGCCGTACAAGGGGTTCGCCAAGCGGCTGTCATATATCGACAAGACCAGTTTCCTTCCGCTTAAAGAGGAGTATTTCGATGACAAGGGTGTGATGACGCGGATTCTTCGGGCGGACAAGATCGAGGATATCGACGGCATCACGACCGTGACTATCCGCTCGATGGAAAATGTGAAGAAGGGGAGCAAGACTACAGTCGCGTTCAACAGCATCAAGTACAACGTAGGGCTCAAGGACGACATTTTCACCGAGCGTTATCTCAAAACTCCGCCGCGCGAGTACGTGAAGTAACCACGGAGGACGGACAACAGTGAAAACGAAGCAACTACTCGCGGCACTGGCGCTGGTCGTGACGGCCGGCGCCGTGCAGGCGGAAGTGAAAGTAGACGGGTTCCTTCAGGGGCTGTTCGGTGGACGACTGGATGAGAAGAATCCGACCGCCACGGAGTACACGGCCTCGGAATCGCGCCTTCAACTCCGACTGGAACAGGTGGGGGATAAGAACGAGTTCTTTGGACGCATGGATTTCACCTACGACGCCGCCGACAGTGCCGGGATGGACTGGGAGCTTCGCGAGGCGTATATGAAAGCGCGTCTCGGAAACAACTTCGACCTGAAAGTCG
This window contains:
- a CDS encoding outer membrane lipoprotein-sorting protein; translated protein: MKRISTLTGLVLATGLLWTAALAQDAAEIMQKSHLAYYYAGNDGQTDVRMTLADKKGGERIREFTMLRLDKEDGGDQKYYTYFRQPSDVARLTFMVYKSATGNDQRWIYVPSVDLVKPISADDKNSSFVGSDFTYEDVSGRHWTEDKHTLVREDQLNGKAVHVIESVPLKPYKGFAKRLSYIDKTSFLPLKEEYFDDKGVMTRILRADKIEDIDGITTVTIRSMENVKKGSKTTVAFNSIKYNVGLKDDIFTERYLKTPPREYVK